From a region of the Pontixanthobacter gangjinensis genome:
- a CDS encoding transglutaminase-like cysteine peptidase gives MEREKFSKLAATLGCLIAFATGGSINAAAQQLPLIVALPSVIVLPSTPTLTDQAVCAVSSEARDGESQSVISKGAIIAGGVSKLEQMRLAQQGVAAGSAVTSLESTAPLVLASTASSGLGLTSCLQVSAKVDLPKSFVQPRMPGDNDILGSQRIRISKTTLDAKWDRVRNEGVSRRTAQRFINRGTSDKLDLIDQVNSRINREIRFVEDARSNDQWETASRTIRRKTGDCEDIAIAKMQVLSALGIAKDKMTLTIARDLVRGRDHSVLIVELEGKRYLLDNESDQLLDGRIANDYRPIFSYSGTEKWIHGYTAG, from the coding sequence ATGGAACGGGAAAAATTTTCAAAACTGGCCGCGACGTTAGGTTGCCTTATAGCTTTTGCCACTGGTGGGTCGATCAATGCGGCAGCCCAGCAACTGCCACTTATCGTTGCCTTACCCAGTGTCATTGTCCTGCCCAGCACCCCGACATTAACTGACCAGGCTGTTTGTGCGGTTTCGAGCGAAGCGCGCGATGGTGAGAGTCAATCAGTGATCTCAAAAGGCGCAATCATTGCCGGCGGCGTAAGCAAGTTGGAGCAGATGAGGTTGGCGCAGCAAGGCGTTGCTGCTGGCTCCGCCGTCACCTCTCTTGAAAGCACCGCGCCCCTAGTTCTAGCATCCACAGCCTCTTCCGGCCTCGGACTAACGAGCTGCCTCCAGGTCAGCGCGAAAGTCGACCTACCCAAATCATTTGTGCAGCCTCGGATGCCGGGGGATAATGATATTCTTGGTAGCCAACGGATCAGGATAAGTAAGACAACATTGGACGCGAAATGGGACCGCGTACGCAATGAAGGCGTCAGCCGTCGCACCGCTCAGCGATTTATCAATCGCGGGACAAGCGACAAGTTGGACCTCATTGATCAGGTTAATAGCAGGATAAACCGGGAAATCAGGTTCGTAGAAGATGCTCGCTCGAACGACCAATGGGAAACTGCATCGCGGACAATCCGTCGCAAGACGGGCGATTGCGAAGACATCGCGATAGCGAAGATGCAGGTTTTGTCTGCGCTCGGGATCGCCAAAGACAAGATGACGCTGACGATTGCCCGTGATCTTGTACGCGGGCGTGATCACTCGGTCCTCATCGTTGAACTAGAAGGCAAACGCTATTTGCTCGACAACGAGTCCGACCAGTTGCTCGATGGCCGTATTGCCAATGATTATCGGCCAATTTTTAGCTATAGCGGCACAGAGAAATGGATCCACGGCTACACGGCTGGCTAA
- a CDS encoding HlyD family type I secretion periplasmic adaptor subunit — protein MSFRNRLASWDANTKLIAVASIGLSLLLLWASFAQVDEITRGIGKVIPSSKTQVVQPSEPAVVSAILVRGGQQVEQGQLLVRLDDAQASSELGQLETENERLSVRANRLDSEASGRSVGCAPGTQCSEERRLSQMRRATAQSREAALSSAIEQRRRDMAEGQASVATLENSVRLSSEQVAMLQPLAEKGIVPQTELLTAQRELVETRGRLSAARQGVARARAAVAEAQSELNAARLDFRQQALNERSEINTRIAVNQETIRGAEAKKDRNELRAPVDGIVNDVQISTIGGFVNAGQKLMQVVPIGDKLLVEARVSPSDIAFIKVGDTANVKVTAYDFSIFGGLPGKVQQISADSIFDEVEREAYYLVLIETDLAYIERAGQRLPIVPGMVCDVEIVTGRKSILTYLLKPVAKAFGEALTER, from the coding sequence GTGAGTTTTAGAAACCGTCTGGCTTCTTGGGATGCCAATACGAAATTGATCGCAGTCGCATCAATTGGCCTTTCACTCCTGCTTTTGTGGGCCAGCTTTGCACAGGTCGACGAAATAACTCGCGGCATCGGTAAGGTGATCCCTTCGAGCAAGACCCAAGTAGTTCAGCCGTCAGAACCGGCGGTGGTCAGCGCTATTCTGGTTAGGGGCGGCCAGCAAGTTGAGCAAGGGCAGCTCTTGGTCAGATTGGACGACGCACAAGCATCATCCGAACTGGGCCAACTTGAGACTGAGAATGAACGTTTGTCTGTGCGGGCCAATCGGTTGGATAGTGAAGCATCAGGCCGTTCGGTCGGCTGTGCACCGGGGACACAATGTTCCGAGGAGAGGCGACTCTCTCAGATGCGCCGTGCAACAGCGCAAAGTAGGGAGGCCGCATTATCGTCAGCAATCGAACAACGACGTCGCGACATGGCTGAAGGGCAGGCGTCAGTAGCTACCTTGGAAAACAGTGTTCGGTTGTCGTCTGAACAAGTGGCGATGTTGCAGCCGCTTGCTGAAAAAGGGATCGTTCCGCAGACCGAGCTTCTGACTGCGCAAAGGGAACTGGTCGAAACACGAGGGCGCTTATCTGCGGCAAGGCAGGGTGTAGCCAGAGCGAGAGCCGCCGTGGCAGAAGCTCAATCAGAATTGAACGCTGCCAGACTAGACTTCCGCCAACAGGCTTTGAACGAACGCAGCGAAATTAACACACGCATTGCGGTAAATCAGGAAACCATAAGGGGGGCAGAAGCGAAAAAAGATCGAAACGAACTTCGAGCTCCGGTTGATGGAATCGTCAATGACGTCCAGATCAGCACAATTGGCGGCTTCGTGAATGCGGGTCAAAAACTCATGCAGGTAGTGCCGATCGGCGATAAATTGCTGGTAGAGGCGCGGGTAAGCCCTAGCGATATTGCTTTCATCAAAGTCGGCGACACGGCCAACGTAAAAGTGACTGCATATGACTTTTCGATTTTTGGCGGTCTCCCTGGCAAAGTGCAGCAAATCAGCGCAGATTCAATTTTCGATGAAGTAGAGCGAGAAGCATATTATCTCGTTCTTATAGAAACCGACTTGGCCTATATCGAACGGGCAGGGCAGAGGTTGCCCATCGTCCCGGGAATGGTTTGTGACGTCGAAATTGTCACTGGGCGTAAATCAATATTGACGTATCTTTTGAAGCCTGTCGCCAAAGCGTTTGGCGAGGCTTTGACTGAACGCTGA
- a CDS encoding cell wall hydrolase, translated as MNDIDPEIETPVKTEASRPALQILGIVTFCFLLVGGGFFLMPENNFQTERENAIAQAEIDQITELATMAVMPGETVEIDGQSVQDRNAMIPIFGGPLETLNAKFYLAADDGAYKSALRCMTEAVYYEAANEFSQGKRAVAQVILNRMRHAAYPNSVCGVVYEGANRRVCQFSFTCDGSLLRKPMAPQWAESRAVAQAALAGQTEKSVGTSTHYHADYVLPNWAYKLAKVQVIGTHIFYRFHGRVGSSQAFGQRWSGFESIPSLDFSKMRQAIELAGSDALNSGEILPGVPIIRDMTDRRADSDVGGRIDPSKQWRLSIPDPVTASAGYQAKLEQQNSAQSKALDQLAELDAKKIGADQ; from the coding sequence ATGAACGATATTGATCCTGAAATTGAAACCCCGGTCAAGACGGAAGCCTCGCGTCCCGCTCTTCAAATTCTTGGAATAGTGACCTTTTGCTTTTTGCTTGTTGGCGGCGGCTTTTTTCTCATGCCGGAAAACAATTTTCAGACCGAACGTGAAAATGCCATTGCCCAGGCAGAGATAGACCAGATCACTGAATTGGCGACCATGGCGGTCATGCCAGGAGAGACTGTGGAAATTGACGGTCAATCCGTTCAGGATCGCAATGCAATGATCCCAATCTTCGGAGGTCCGCTCGAAACTCTTAACGCAAAGTTTTATCTTGCGGCAGATGACGGGGCTTACAAGAGCGCGCTGCGGTGCATGACCGAAGCGGTTTATTACGAAGCAGCAAATGAATTTTCTCAAGGAAAACGAGCCGTGGCTCAAGTCATCCTCAATCGGATGCGGCATGCTGCATACCCCAATTCAGTTTGCGGCGTAGTCTACGAAGGGGCCAATCGTAGAGTATGCCAATTCAGCTTTACCTGCGACGGCTCATTGCTTCGAAAGCCGATGGCACCGCAATGGGCAGAGTCACGTGCTGTCGCTCAGGCTGCTTTGGCCGGCCAGACGGAAAAGTCTGTAGGTACTTCAACACATTACCATGCCGACTATGTCCTGCCAAATTGGGCCTACAAGCTTGCAAAAGTGCAGGTCATTGGCACGCACATTTTCTATCGTTTCCACGGCCGAGTGGGGTCATCTCAAGCATTTGGCCAGCGTTGGTCTGGTTTTGAATCCATTCCAAGTCTGGATTTTTCCAAGATGCGCCAAGCGATCGAGCTTGCCGGTAGTGATGCCTTAAATTCTGGCGAAATATTGCCCGGCGTTCCGATTATCCGCGATATGACTGATCGGCGAGCTGACAGCGACGTGGGCGGCAGGATCGACCCGAGTAAGCAATGGCGGCTTTCGATCCCGGATCCGGTAACTGCAAGCGCCGGGTATCAGGCCAAGCTTGAACAGCAAAATTCAGCCCAATCGAAAGCACTCGACCAATTGGCCGAATTGGACGCTAAAAAAATTGGAGCCGACCAGTGA
- a CDS encoding type I secretion system permease/ATPase, with protein sequence MLQQTTEVDSVGDPLVAAIAELANRFGLKLTKAHIGVLARSADGYLPFHQAEAAIEAVGMNFQPRLGSSLSHKQYDYPALVLLENNEPAVLHELADGDLLVWKPGLTEPEWLPFAGVANLFSGKFLTVTGDSDNLREGGTPWYRKGRNHWFWSEIHKEKRSFRPVLLASLMINVLALALPLFSMNVYDRVIPNRTVSTLWVLAVGVLLAFALEFALRTARANVVDHIGRRLDLKLSQKIFGRLLATPLSAKQGHTGSIAARVSEYAMVRDFFASTTIVLMVDMAFLVLFVAAIAYIAGWLAIVPIIAITVMAISGFILQRKVTEAAQDAQADYGLQQTLLVEALSGMETLKSLNSEGGMVGQWRRLAEVGTLSQQKLKKINAVAVGLASSFQQISSISLVIGGFYLFDAGKITMGAIIAIVMISSRSLAPAGQLAFILTRARQAKETLTSIEGLFDADDERRFGSSSLPAELRTASIKMENMEFSYPGTATPALQELNLAFEPGERVAIIGRVASGKSTLGRIVCGLYRPTGGSMMIDGIDSNQYQPQDIRDNFCFVGQDAGVFTGSIKDNLTLGRADVSDEALNAALRNTGADQFLSRDAGGFDRAAGEHGSQLSGGQRSFLALARAFVKPSKLLFLDEPTGAMDSQTEKLFVERLSASLAENQTLLISTHRPALLSVCDRIIVLDNGRVIADGPKATIGTAAGIQLQ encoded by the coding sequence ATGTTGCAGCAAACTACTGAAGTAGACAGCGTGGGCGATCCGCTTGTAGCTGCCATCGCGGAGCTGGCCAACCGTTTCGGACTAAAGCTGACCAAGGCGCATATCGGCGTTTTGGCGAGGAGCGCTGACGGCTATTTGCCATTTCATCAGGCCGAGGCCGCGATTGAAGCAGTGGGAATGAATTTTCAACCACGGCTCGGTTCCAGTCTGTCGCACAAGCAGTATGATTATCCTGCGCTAGTTCTTTTGGAGAATAATGAGCCGGCGGTTTTGCACGAACTGGCCGATGGGGACCTTCTGGTATGGAAACCTGGATTGACCGAGCCAGAGTGGCTGCCATTTGCAGGTGTTGCCAATTTGTTTTCGGGCAAGTTCCTGACTGTTACTGGTGACTCTGATAATCTGAGAGAAGGCGGAACGCCGTGGTACCGCAAAGGTCGCAATCACTGGTTCTGGAGCGAGATTCACAAAGAGAAACGTTCGTTCAGGCCTGTTCTGCTGGCGTCACTGATGATTAATGTTTTGGCGCTCGCGCTCCCCCTGTTTTCAATGAATGTTTATGACCGCGTCATCCCCAATCGCACTGTTTCAACCCTATGGGTCCTTGCCGTTGGAGTATTGCTCGCTTTCGCCCTTGAGTTTGCATTGCGAACTGCGCGCGCAAACGTGGTGGACCATATTGGCCGCCGGCTCGATCTTAAGCTATCGCAGAAAATATTCGGTCGGCTTCTTGCGACCCCTTTGAGCGCTAAACAGGGCCATACTGGGTCAATTGCTGCCCGCGTTTCCGAATACGCAATGGTCCGCGACTTCTTCGCTTCAACTACCATTGTCTTAATGGTCGACATGGCGTTTCTGGTGCTATTTGTGGCCGCGATTGCATATATTGCTGGGTGGCTGGCAATTGTCCCCATAATTGCCATCACTGTAATGGCCATTTCGGGCTTTATTTTACAGCGTAAAGTTACTGAAGCGGCGCAGGACGCCCAGGCTGATTACGGACTGCAACAGACTTTGCTTGTCGAAGCGCTTTCAGGAATGGAAACGCTAAAAAGCCTGAACAGCGAGGGCGGTATGGTCGGGCAATGGCGCCGGCTTGCCGAGGTTGGCACGCTCAGCCAACAAAAGTTGAAGAAAATCAATGCTGTCGCTGTCGGCCTTGCTTCTTCATTCCAGCAAATTTCCAGTATCTCGTTGGTTATTGGTGGTTTCTACCTGTTCGATGCAGGTAAAATAACGATGGGTGCAATTATTGCGATCGTCATGATCTCCTCCCGCTCGCTCGCGCCTGCTGGCCAATTGGCATTCATTCTGACTAGAGCCCGCCAAGCGAAAGAGACCCTCACGAGTATCGAGGGTTTATTCGATGCGGACGACGAACGCCGCTTTGGAAGCTCCAGCCTTCCTGCTGAACTGCGCACCGCGTCCATAAAAATGGAGAATATGGAATTCAGCTATCCCGGCACGGCCACTCCTGCATTGCAAGAATTGAATCTTGCATTTGAACCGGGCGAGCGAGTGGCAATTATCGGGAGAGTTGCTTCGGGCAAGTCAACCTTGGGCCGTATCGTCTGCGGGCTATACAGACCAACGGGCGGTTCAATGATGATCGACGGGATCGATAGCAATCAATATCAACCGCAAGATATCCGAGACAATTTTTGCTTCGTGGGTCAAGATGCAGGGGTTTTTACCGGATCAATCAAAGATAATCTGACTTTGGGCCGGGCTGACGTTAGCGATGAGGCATTAAACGCAGCATTGCGGAATACCGGCGCGGATCAGTTCCTGTCCCGCGATGCAGGTGGTTTTGACCGGGCGGCAGGCGAGCATGGCAGCCAGTTGTCAGGAGGCCAAAGGTCGTTTTTGGCATTGGCCCGTGCATTCGTTAAGCCATCAAAGCTTCTTTTCTTGGATGAGCCTACCGGCGCTATGGATAGCCAAACGGAGAAGCTGTTCGTCGAACGCTTGTCAGCTTCACTCGCAGAAAACCAAACTTTGCTGATATCCACTCACAGGCCAGCACTTTTGTCAGTTTGTGACCGAATTATTGTATTGGATAACGGGAGGGTGATTGCTGACGGACCCAAAGCAACCATCGGTACAGCCGCAGGAATACAGCTTCAATGA
- a CDS encoding TolC family protein produces MFKRKLALATFLLVGVASGAVAQDQTQISLKDAIEVAIASNPEIIQAQMNKEAIEFERKQAQGLYGPRVDVEASAGVRRLENTTRRNLGISNNELYPVEANARLDWTLFDFGRRRGELERQVARVDGASLRVVERSEFIALQVSRQYFDVVLQQRVLAASEDNVAFHTALVGDLAEGVRQRSISIADQQQAEERLQSALVRQAEAKQSLANAQISLRRLTGLDVNSVVLPPDLDRMLPANIEAAVGAARISNPRVKEAHADVDAAHGLVKSAEGDLKPTIGVEMRGRIGEDIDGFNGDTNDLQARVYLRWNIFDGGINRAKVQEMVRRASETRYRLHQITREAEEDARAAWTAMEAQASISNSLARQSQVSDDLLLSYRSQFNVGRRSLLDVLDAQNTRYNTQVRLETARFSQMFAEYQILAATNLLLEAIQLAPGDGSGENERSEFDYGPSAPSELQRRVRPQ; encoded by the coding sequence ATGTTTAAACGAAAACTAGCACTCGCAACATTCCTTCTCGTTGGCGTGGCCAGCGGCGCAGTGGCGCAGGATCAAACGCAAATTAGTCTGAAAGATGCAATTGAGGTTGCCATCGCTTCAAACCCGGAAATTATTCAGGCGCAAATGAATAAGGAAGCGATCGAATTCGAACGTAAGCAGGCTCAAGGATTGTACGGGCCTCGCGTAGATGTTGAGGCCTCGGCAGGCGTGCGCCGGTTAGAGAACACCACTCGCCGTAACCTCGGCATATCGAATAATGAGCTGTATCCGGTGGAAGCCAACGCTCGGTTGGATTGGACCCTATTTGATTTTGGTCGCCGGCGTGGTGAGCTGGAGCGGCAAGTTGCCCGTGTAGATGGAGCTTCGCTGCGCGTCGTGGAGCGGTCCGAATTTATTGCCCTTCAGGTCTCCCGCCAATATTTCGATGTTGTCTTGCAGCAACGTGTACTGGCAGCTTCTGAGGACAATGTCGCATTTCACACCGCGCTTGTTGGTGACCTTGCAGAAGGTGTTCGGCAACGCTCGATCAGTATCGCAGACCAGCAACAGGCTGAAGAAAGATTGCAGTCGGCTTTGGTGCGGCAGGCAGAAGCAAAACAAAGCTTGGCTAACGCGCAAATTTCGCTGAGGCGTTTGACAGGACTCGATGTCAATTCGGTCGTTTTGCCGCCGGATTTGGATCGCATGCTGCCAGCAAATATTGAAGCTGCAGTTGGTGCTGCAAGAATATCGAACCCGAGGGTGAAGGAAGCTCATGCGGATGTCGATGCAGCCCATGGCCTGGTAAAATCGGCTGAAGGGGATCTGAAGCCAACCATAGGCGTCGAAATGCGCGGCCGTATCGGTGAAGATATTGACGGCTTCAATGGCGATACGAACGATTTGCAAGCGCGAGTGTATTTGCGTTGGAATATCTTCGATGGAGGAATTAACCGGGCGAAGGTTCAGGAAATGGTCCGCCGCGCTAGCGAAACAAGGTATCGTCTGCACCAAATCACCCGCGAAGCAGAGGAAGATGCCCGTGCTGCTTGGACGGCAATGGAGGCGCAAGCGTCAATTTCGAATTCTTTGGCGCGGCAGAGCCAAGTCAGTGATGATTTGCTTCTTTCATATCGCAGCCAATTCAACGTTGGGCGCCGGTCCTTGCTGGATGTACTTGATGCGCAGAACACACGCTACAACACGCAAGTTCGTCTCGAAACAGCTCGCTTCTCTCAGATGTTCGCAGAATATCAGATTCTTGCCGCGACCAACCTACTGCTTGAAGCCATCCAATTGGCGCCAGGCGATGGTTCTGGAGAGAACGAACGCAGTGAGTTCGACTACGGTCCGAGCGCCCCTTCCGAGCTTCAACGCCGCGTTAGGCCACAATGA
- a CDS encoding OmpA family protein, with the protein MKYLRKWLIGGSVGLVAVLPSQVNAQDDADTLMSMSEDALKSEIRTRYDRGLVLSLDDAIISADNNRFMWANEAKVQCGIALGFLKSSTKDRSSISKCALAAQLMEVTPPPAVSRPAPQPVARQEFCDEPVTGTVFFDFDSADVPPSASETLAFVQQNAGPCNWTSIEIVGHTDRSGSDAYNDRLSRERADAVAKFLAAGGISLSMVTATARGENEPRVPTPDGERNPQNRRVEISAK; encoded by the coding sequence ATGAAGTATCTTCGGAAATGGTTGATCGGCGGATCTGTAGGATTGGTGGCAGTTCTTCCGTCGCAGGTTAACGCTCAGGACGACGCTGACACTCTCATGTCAATGAGCGAAGATGCTCTCAAAAGTGAGATCCGAACACGCTATGACAGAGGCCTTGTCTTGAGCTTGGATGATGCGATTATTTCTGCAGATAATAATCGGTTTATGTGGGCGAATGAAGCTAAGGTCCAATGCGGCATTGCATTGGGGTTCTTAAAATCCTCCACAAAAGACAGGTCGAGCATTTCGAAATGCGCTCTCGCTGCGCAATTAATGGAAGTGACGCCCCCGCCAGCTGTTTCGCGGCCTGCGCCTCAGCCTGTTGCAAGACAAGAATTTTGCGATGAACCAGTCACAGGGACTGTCTTTTTTGACTTCGATTCAGCAGATGTGCCGCCGTCGGCATCTGAAACGCTCGCGTTCGTTCAACAAAACGCAGGCCCGTGTAATTGGACCTCAATCGAAATTGTCGGCCATACAGATCGCTCGGGCAGTGACGCCTATAACGACCGATTATCCCGCGAACGGGCTGACGCTGTAGCCAAATTTCTGGCGGCAGGCGGCATTTCGCTTTCGATGGTTACTGCGACCGCTCGAGGAGAAAATGAGCCACGTGTTCCAACGCCAGACGGCGAGCGAAATCCACAAAACCGCCGTGTCGAAATTTCTGCGAAGTAA